In Nitrospiria bacterium, the DNA window CTTCTACTGGGTGGGGCTGATCAGCATTGCCGCCACCGACCGTTGGCAGCGCTTGGGAGACCTGGCTGGTCGGACCATTGTCGTGCGAACAAAACATAAACCGGACGTTACGGAAGCAGGCGCTCAATGAATGGGTCCTGCGGTACGTCCGCTTGCAGGAGGAATGATGATCGCCAAAATACGGAGCAGCGCCGTCATCGGTCTGGATGCCCTTCTCGTGGATGTGGAATTGGACGTGGCCATGGGTCTTCCGATGTTCACAATCGTAGGACTGCCGGATGCCGCCATTAAAGAAAGCAAGGATCGCGTCCGGGCCGCGCTCAAGAACACCGGATTTAATTTTCCCGTGAAAAAAATCACGGTCAACCTGGCTCCGGCCGATGTCAAGAAAGAGGGCTCGGCTTTTGACCTGCCGATGGCTCTTGGAGTTTTGGCGGCCGAGGGAATCCTGGAACCGGAGTCGGTCAAGAACTATCTCGTGGTTGGGGAGCTGTCGCTCGACGGGCGGATCAAATCGATTCGGGGCGCCCTGTCGATCGCGGTTGCCGTAAAAGGAGCCGGGCTGAGGGAGATGATTCTTCCGGCTGAGAATGCGAACGAGGCGGCCGTGGTGGAGGGCGTCCATGTTTACGGCGTGGAGACGTTGCCTCAGGTGGTTGAGTTTTTAAACCGGAATCAATCCATCATTCCGGTCGCGGTTAACCTTCGGGAGATTTTTTCGGAGAACGCCGTATACAGCGATGATTTCATGGATGTGAAGGGACAGGAGCATGCCAAGCGCGCCATCGAGGTGGCCGCCGCGGGCGGCCATAACCTCCTAATGATCGGCCCGCCCGGCTCCGGGAAGACGATGCTCGCGAAGCGTCTCCCGTCGATCCTGCCCGCGATGAGTTTCGACGAGGCCATCGAAACGACCAAGGTCCATTCCATCGCCGGCCTTCTTCCTGAACGACAACCCCTGCTGGCGGCCCGTCCGTTCCGCTCTCCCCACCATACTATCTCGGACGCCGGGTTGATCGGGGGCGGCCATGTGCCGAAGCCGGGCGAGGTCAGCCTGGCCCACAACGGCGTGCTCTTCTTGGATGAATTGCCGGAGTTCCGGAGAAACGTCCTGGAAGTTTTGCGTCAGCCGATCGAGGACGGACGCGTCACGATCTCGCGTGCGACCGCCTCCTTATCGTACCCCGCCCAGTTTATGCTGATCGCCGCGATGAATCCCTGCCAGTGCGGTTTCTTTACCGATCCGGCTCATGCCTGTGTTTGTACCCCGCTGCAGATCCAGCGCTATCGCGCCAAGGTCTCCGGCCCCCTGCTCGACCGCATCGATATCCACGTGGAAGTGCCGGCGGTTCCCTTCCGGGATCTGTCGGCGGAGCGTGTGAGGGAGGATTCGACCACGATCCGCAAACGTGTCAGCCAGGCGCGCCGATTACAGCAGGAGCGGTATCAGAACGACGGAATATATTGTAACGCGCAGCTGCGGCCCCGGCAACTCAAGAAGTATTGTGTACTTGATGAAGCCGGACGGAAACTGATCGAGCTGGCCATGAACAAACTGGGACTGTCGGCCCGGGCCTACAATCGGATCTTGAAGGTCGCTCGGACGATCGCCGATTTGGAGGTCAAGGAACGGATCGAACCGCCGCACGTCTCAGAGGCGATCCAGTACCGCACCCTCGACCGCAGGGGCATTGCGTAATGAGGGGTTTCCGCTAGGGGAAAGGCTGGGCATGAAAAATCGACGACAGAATCCGCGGCTGACCATTATGGGGATGGTCCGGGTCCGGTTGCCGGGCGATTCAAAAGCCGTGGAAGCCTATCTGGCCAATATCAGCCGGGGGGGCATCGGGATCTATCTTCATAAAAAGACCCGAGTCGGAGAGAAACTCCGGATTGCGGTTCCATCGAAAGACAAAGATGACCAGGAAGAGGAATTCGGTGCCGAGGTGGCCTGGATCTCCCGTGCCGGAGAACTTTACATGGTGGGTGTCCGGTTTGAGAGCATGACCAAAGATAAATATCACGCCGTTCTGACAAGCCTCTTTTCATAAAATCGTGCGGATGTCGGAGGCGCGGCCTGTTAAGTGCCTCTGAAACGATCAGGGGACGACATGGATAACTCCCTTCTGAACAATACGCACAACGCCAAAATATCCCAGCGACGGCAACATCTGCGCCTGACCGCAATGGGCGTGGTGACGTTGACCGTGCAGGGCGAAGAGCCGCAGGAAGCCTATCTTGCCAGCATCGGCCGCGGAGGGTTCGGCGTCTATCTGCACCGTCCGGTTAAGGTTAAACAACTTGTGGTCATGACACTCAAACTGATCGAAGGAGACCAGGACGGACAGGAATTGAAGGTCGCGGCGCGCATTCGGTGGGCCAAGTCGGCGGGCCAGCTTTATATGGTCGGGCTCCAGTTTGAACCGATGTCGGATCAACGCTACAGCCAGCTATTGAGGCATCTCAATGTCATGGAGGAATTACAATTGCCATAGCCGGTCTCTAAGCAAGCGGCGCCCGGTCTTTGCCGGCGGCGCTGTTTAGAATCATCCCATCCGTTTCCATGCGACGTCCAAAACGTTGTATGCGTTCCTTGTGTTCGGAATCCGATTCAAAGTATAATGGAGTGTTTTCAGAGTCGACAAAACGCCGTGGATCTGGAGTGAAATGTGCCGTACGAAGGCAAACACGAAAAAGACAAGATCTTTCCAGCGATCGAGTATGAAGGACCGTCGAAGCCAAAGTGGTCCTGGAAGATCAGGCTGCTGATTATCGCGGTCGCCCTGGCGATTCTCGGGGCGGGCGGTCTGGGCGGGATCCTTTGGTATTTTTCGAGGGATCTTCCGTCCATCGAAACCCTGCGCGAGTACCAGCCGAGCCTCGTGACCAAGGTTTATGGAGAGGATCGCCAGCTCATCGGGCAGTTTTATATCGAGCGACGCGTCGTCGTTTCGTTCAGCCAGATGCCGCCGGATCTTCTCCACGCGATTATCGCGGTGGAGGATTCGCGTTTTTATGAACACAAGGGCATCGACCCGCTGGGCATTCTTCGCGCTCTATTGACCAACATTGAGACCCTCCGCCTCCGTCAGGGGGCCAGCACGATCACACAACAACTGGCTCGTTCGCTCTTCCTGTCGTCCGAGAAAAGCCTCAAGCGAAAGATCAAAGAGGCGCTGCTGGCCTGGAAAATGGAGAAGGTCCTGACCAAGGACGAAATCTTGGAGTTGTATCTGAACCAGATCTATTTCGGGCACGGCGCCTACGGGGTCCAGTCCGCGGCCCGGACCTATTTTGGCAAGAACGTGGAACAGCTCAACCTGGCCGAGGTGGCCTTCCTGGCCGGCCTGCCGCGCGCTCCGACGGAATACTCTCCCTACATCAATCCCGAACGCGCCAAACAACGTCAGGGCGTCGTCCTGCGCCGTATGGTGGAGGAGGGTTTCATTACCGAAGATCAATTCCGCCGTGTCTACCGACAAGACCTCTATTTTCACAAACTCGAAAAAGAAGAAGAGGTCGCACCCTACTTTATGGAATACCTTCGCCAGAATCTGAGCGCGACGTACGGTGAGAACATGGTCTATAAAGGAGGTCTCAGTGTTTATACCACATTGAACCTCGTGCTCCAGAAAGCGGCCACGCAGGCCCTCCAGGAAGGCCTCCGCGACTTGGATAAACGCCAGGGCTATCGCGGCCCGATTGCGCACAAGAGTCCCAAGGAACTGGCTCAGGATCTCGAAACCGGCGCCGGAATCATGGGAATGGCCGTGGTCAATGAAGGGGACGTGATCGACGGGGTGGTCACGGCCGTGGACGAGCAAGGAGCCACCGTCGTTGCGGCCGGCCGGACCGGCCGGATTTCCCCCGACGGCATGGCTTGGGCCAAGAAGAGGCTGAAGGGGCCGGACCTCCTCAAAGATGTCGAGACGAACCCCAACGCCAAGCCGTCCGGTATCCTACATGTCGGCGATGTGATCCGCGTCAAGATTCGAAGGCTCGATGCCCGCGCCAAAACGGCCGTCTTCAGCCTAGATCAAGATCCGGTGGTGGAAGGCGCGTTGATCGCTCTGGATCCGAGAACGGGCGCGATCAAGGCCATGGTCGGAGGGTACGATTTTAAGCGGAGCGAGTTTAACCGGGCCCTCTCGGCCCGTCGCCAGCCGGGCTCGGCTTTCAAGCCGATCATCTACGCCACGGCGATCGAGCGCGGGTTCACACCGGCCACGATCATGGTGGACTCGCCGGTCGTGTTTGTCGATGAGGAACAGCAGAAGGTCTGGCGTCCGGAGAATTACGAATCCCGGTTTTATGGCCCCATCAGCCTGCGGGAAGCCCTGGCCCATTCGAGGAATTTGGCGACCGTGAAATTGCTGGACCGCGTGGGCATCAAAAATGTGGTGGAATTCGCCAAGCGCGTGGGCATCACCAGTCCGCTGACGCCGGATCTGTCGATGGCGCTCGGTTCATCGAGCATGACCCTGATCGAACTTGCCTCGGCCTACGGTGTTTTCGCCAATGAAGGGGTTTACGTGGAACCGATGGCGGTTCTGTCCGTTGTGGATTCGTCCGGCCGAATTCTGGAAGAGCACGAGCCGGTGGCGAACGAGGTGATTGCAAAGGAAACCGCGTATGTGATCACCAACATGATGGAGGATGTGATTCAGAAGGGGACGGGATGGCGAGCCAAAGTGCTGGGTCGTCCCCTGGCCGGAAAGACGGGAACGACGAACGATTTCACGGATGCCTGGTTCGTCGGATTTGCCCCGAATCTTGTGGCGGGTGTCTGGGTGGGGTTCGACGATGTCCGATCGTTGGGCGATCGTGAGGCCGGCGCTTCGGCGGCGCTGCCGGTCTGGATCAATTTCATGCGGGCGGCGTTCGACGTGATACCTGAAATGACCTTTCCGATTCCGGAAAATGTGGTGTTCGCCAAGATCGATCCGCAGACGGGTCTGCTCGCCCCGGAAGGGGCCGATGACGGTGTGATCGAGATCTTTGTGAAGGGCACCGAGCCCACGAAAGTGTCGCATCCTCAGCCCAAGCCCGCCGAGTTTTTTCGAATTGATGCGGGTAATGGGTAGATCAGGGGCGTATCGGGGCAGTTGACTTTTAAGGGCGATTTCACCTACTATAAAAAGCTATTTTTAACAGGATGCGGATTTCCACATCCGTCGTTGAATGCCCGTGAGGATGATTGATGACGATTAAAGTTGGAATTAATGGGTTTGGACGAATCGGCCGTAATCTTTTCCGGTCGACCCTATCCCAACGCGCGATCGAGTTCGTGGCCGTCAACGATCTGACCGATGCCAAGACCCTCGCGCATCTCCTGAAATACGATTCGGTCCACGGGACCTTCCCGGCGGAGGTCCAGGCGAAGGATAAGTCGATCCGGGTGAATGGTCGGCCGATAGAGGTGCTGTCGGAGAAGGACCCCAAAAAACTTCCTTGGAAAGCACTCGGAGTGGATATTGTTGTCGAATCCACCGGGCGGTTCACGGATCGGGAGGGAGCGACCGCGCATCTGACGGCCGGGGCTAGTAAAGTGATCATCTCTGC includes these proteins:
- a CDS encoding PBP1A family penicillin-binding protein, with amino-acid sequence MPYEGKHEKDKIFPAIEYEGPSKPKWSWKIRLLIIAVALAILGAGGLGGILWYFSRDLPSIETLREYQPSLVTKVYGEDRQLIGQFYIERRVVVSFSQMPPDLLHAIIAVEDSRFYEHKGIDPLGILRALLTNIETLRLRQGASTITQQLARSLFLSSEKSLKRKIKEALLAWKMEKVLTKDEILELYLNQIYFGHGAYGVQSAARTYFGKNVEQLNLAEVAFLAGLPRAPTEYSPYINPERAKQRQGVVLRRMVEEGFITEDQFRRVYRQDLYFHKLEKEEEVAPYFMEYLRQNLSATYGENMVYKGGLSVYTTLNLVLQKAATQALQEGLRDLDKRQGYRGPIAHKSPKELAQDLETGAGIMGMAVVNEGDVIDGVVTAVDEQGATVVAAGRTGRISPDGMAWAKKRLKGPDLLKDVETNPNAKPSGILHVGDVIRVKIRRLDARAKTAVFSLDQDPVVEGALIALDPRTGAIKAMVGGYDFKRSEFNRALSARRQPGSAFKPIIYATAIERGFTPATIMVDSPVVFVDEEQQKVWRPENYESRFYGPISLREALAHSRNLATVKLLDRVGIKNVVEFAKRVGITSPLTPDLSMALGSSSMTLIELASAYGVFANEGVYVEPMAVLSVVDSSGRILEEHEPVANEVIAKETAYVITNMMEDVIQKGTGWRAKVLGRPLAGKTGTTNDFTDAWFVGFAPNLVAGVWVGFDDVRSLGDREAGASAALPVWINFMRAAFDVIPEMTFPIPENVVFAKIDPQTGLLAPEGADDGVIEIFVKGTEPTKVSHPQPKPAEFFRIDAGNG
- a CDS encoding YifB family Mg chelatase-like AAA ATPase; translated protein: MIAKIRSSAVIGLDALLVDVELDVAMGLPMFTIVGLPDAAIKESKDRVRAALKNTGFNFPVKKITVNLAPADVKKEGSAFDLPMALGVLAAEGILEPESVKNYLVVGELSLDGRIKSIRGALSIAVAVKGAGLREMILPAENANEAAVVEGVHVYGVETLPQVVEFLNRNQSIIPVAVNLREIFSENAVYSDDFMDVKGQEHAKRAIEVAAAGGHNLLMIGPPGSGKTMLAKRLPSILPAMSFDEAIETTKVHSIAGLLPERQPLLAARPFRSPHHTISDAGLIGGGHVPKPGEVSLAHNGVLFLDELPEFRRNVLEVLRQPIEDGRVTISRATASLSYPAQFMLIAAMNPCQCGFFTDPAHACVCTPLQIQRYRAKVSGPLLDRIDIHVEVPAVPFRDLSAERVREDSTTIRKRVSQARRLQQERYQNDGIYCNAQLRPRQLKKYCVLDEAGRKLIELAMNKLGLSARAYNRILKVARTIADLEVKERIEPPHVSEAIQYRTLDRRGIA
- a CDS encoding PilZ domain-containing protein; translated protein: MDNSLLNNTHNAKISQRRQHLRLTAMGVVTLTVQGEEPQEAYLASIGRGGFGVYLHRPVKVKQLVVMTLKLIEGDQDGQELKVAARIRWAKSAGQLYMVGLQFEPMSDQRYSQLLRHLNVMEELQLP
- a CDS encoding PilZ domain-containing protein, with product MKNRRQNPRLTIMGMVRVRLPGDSKAVEAYLANISRGGIGIYLHKKTRVGEKLRIAVPSKDKDDQEEEFGAEVAWISRAGELYMVGVRFESMTKDKYHAVLTSLFS